The Gorilla gorilla gorilla isolate KB3781 chromosome 23, NHGRI_mGorGor1-v2.1_pri, whole genome shotgun sequence genomic interval AGGCAGACTATGTCACAGCTGCTGGAAAGATTATCTATAATCTTAGAAACAACTTGAAGTATGCCAAGAAAAACATCCGTGCATTTTGGAAACTCAGAGCCAACCCACGCTTGGCCAATGCTACCAAGCGTCTTCTGACCACTGGCCAAGTCTCCTCCCGGAGCCGCATGCAGGTGCAAAAGACCTTTGCGGGAACAACACTGGCGATGACCAAAAATGCTCGCGTGCTGGGAGGTGTGATGTCCGCCTTCTCCCTTGGCTATGACTTGGCCACTCTCTCAAAGGAATGGAAGCACCTGAAGGAAGGAGCAAGGACAAAGTTTGCGGAAGAGTTGAGAGCCAAGGCCTTGGAGCTGGAGAGGAAACTCACAGAACTCACCCAGCTCTACAAGAGCTTGCAGCAGAAAGTGCGGTCAAGGGCCAGAGGGGTGGGGAAGGATTTAACTGGAACCTGTGAAACCGAGGCTTACTGGAAGGAGTTAAGGGAGCATGTGTGGATGTGgttgtggctgtgtgtgtgtctgtgtgtctgtgtgtatgtacagTTTACATGAATGTTCCTCAGGACATGGCATACAATGGCCTTGGAGGTCCAAATAATATCAAGTACATCTTGGAGATGAGGGTGCCTGTCCTGGACAGACCTGGGCATGCCTTCTGTTTCTCCTTCAATGCTCCTTAAGGCCTATGTGCTGGGAAAAGGGtcttctctgtttgtttgtttgtttgtttgtttgtttgtttgtttgttttgagatagggtctctgttgcccaggctggagtgcagtggtgtaatctcgcctcactgcaacctctgcctcctgagtgcaaccaagtctcctgcctcagcctcccaagtagctgggattacaggcacgcaccaccacgcccagctaattttggtatttttagtagagacagggtttcaccattttggccaggctggtctcgaattcctgacctcaagtgat includes:
- the APOL6 gene encoding apolipoprotein L6, whose protein sequence is MDNQAERESEAGVGLQRDEDDAPLCEDVELQDGDLSPEEKIFLREFPRLKEDLKGNIDKLRALADDIDKTHKKFTKANMVATSTAVISGVMSLLGLALAPATGGGSLLLSTAGQGLATAAGVTSIVSGTLERSKNKEAQARVEDILATYNQEDREDEEEKADYVTAAGKIIYNLRNNLKYAKKNIRAFWKLRANPRLANATKRLLTTGQVSSRSRMQVQKTFAGTTLAMTKNARVLGGVMSAFSLGYDLATLSKEWKHLKEGARTKFAEELRAKALELERKLTELTQLYKSLQQKVRSRARGVGKDLTGTCETEAYWKELREHVWMWLWLCVCLCVCVYVQFT